The Chryseobacterium suipulveris genome window below encodes:
- the tgt gene encoding tRNA guanosine(34) transglycosylase Tgt has protein sequence MTKPFFEINQTTAGKARAGTITTDHGEIQTPIFMPVGTVASVKTVHQRELKEDIKAQIILGNTYHLYLRPKMDIMQEAGGLHKFMNWDLPILTDSGGYQVFSLSASRKMSEEGVKFKSHIDGSFHFISPEKSMEIQRQIGGDIFMAFDECTPYPCEYNLAKTSMEMTHRWLQRCIDWCNENPEIYGHKQRLFPIVQGSTYSDLRKISAEFISEQNAEGNAIGGLSVGEPEEEMYRITDEVTDVLPKEKPRYLMGVGTPWNILESIGLGIDMMDCVMPTRNARNAMLFTWNGVMNMKNEKWKNDFSPLDEFGTSYVDSEYSKAYVRHLFVSKEYLAKQIASIHNLAFYLDLVKVAREHIIAGDFYEWKNSVVAVLKQRL, from the coding sequence ATGACGAAGCCATTTTTCGAAATCAACCAAACTACCGCTGGAAAAGCAAGAGCGGGAACCATCACCACCGATCACGGCGAAATCCAGACGCCGATTTTTATGCCGGTCGGAACTGTGGCCTCTGTAAAAACAGTTCACCAACGGGAATTGAAAGAGGACATCAAAGCACAGATTATTCTTGGGAACACCTATCACCTTTACCTTCGTCCGAAAATGGACATCATGCAGGAAGCAGGTGGACTCCATAAGTTCATGAACTGGGATTTGCCAATCCTCACCGATTCAGGTGGTTATCAGGTTTTTTCGCTTTCAGCAAGCAGAAAGATGAGCGAAGAAGGCGTGAAATTCAAATCACATATCGACGGAAGTTTCCACTTCATCTCTCCCGAAAAATCGATGGAGATCCAAAGACAAATCGGCGGAGATATTTTTATGGCGTTCGACGAATGTACTCCGTATCCCTGCGAATACAATCTTGCCAAAACCTCGATGGAAATGACGCACCGTTGGTTGCAAAGATGCATCGATTGGTGCAATGAAAACCCCGAAATCTACGGACACAAACAGCGACTTTTCCCAATCGTTCAGGGTTCTACCTATTCAGATTTACGGAAAATTTCAGCTGAATTTATTTCCGAGCAAAACGCAGAAGGAAACGCAATTGGCGGACTTTCTGTAGGCGAACCAGAAGAAGAAATGTACCGAATCACCGATGAAGTGACGGATGTTTTGCCAAAAGAAAAACCACGCTATTTGATGGGAGTCGGAACTCCGTGGAATATTTTGGAATCCATTGGTTTGGGAATCGACATGATGGATTGCGTGATGCCGACAAGAAATGCGAGAAACGCAATGCTCTTCACCTGGAACGGCGTGATGAATATGAAGAACGAAAAGTGGAAAAACGATTTTTCCCCGCTTGACGAGTTCGGTACGAGTTATGTGGATTCGGAATATTCGAAAGCTTATGTGCGTCACCTCTTTGTTTCTAAGGAATATTTGGCAAAACAGATTGCATCAATCCATAACCTTGCGTTTTACCTTGATTTGGTAAAAGTTGCGAGAGAACACATTATAGCAGGCGATTTCTACGAATGGAAAAATTCGGTGGTAGCTGTTTTGAAACAAAGATTGTAA
- a CDS encoding DUF4296 domain-containing protein — protein MRKLALILFSLLMVSCSQLIDEPKNLVPKNTMSELIAEFAMNDQVTTVISTANIEDATRITLKQKNIKATDFVESYKYYLATGDLEKILNNAQEIVLEKDPAAKKYIEKKLKETEGRPAFAR, from the coding sequence ATGAGGAAACTTGCGCTGATTCTTTTTTCATTGTTAATGGTGAGCTGCTCCCAACTGATCGACGAACCGAAAAACCTGGTTCCCAAAAACACGATGTCGGAACTGATCGCAGAATTTGCCATGAACGACCAGGTCACCACAGTAATTTCTACAGCGAATATTGAAGACGCAACAAGAATTACCTTAAAACAGAAAAACATCAAAGCCACCGATTTTGTGGAAAGCTACAAGTATTACCTTGCGACCGGCGATCTGGAAAAAATCCTAAACAATGCACAGGAAATTGTTCTGGAAAAAGATCCCGCCGCAAAAAAATATATCGAGAAAAAATTAAAGGAAACCGAAGGCAGACCAGCTTTCGCAAGATAA
- a CDS encoding polyprenol monophosphomannose synthase, translated as MKKLVIIPTYNEKENIENIISAVFGLHEGFHVLVVDDSSPDGTGEIVQRMQQQFPSELFLTVRKVKDGLGKAYIHGFKWALENGYDYIFEMDADFSHNPSDLIKLYEACKNADMSIGSRYSKGVNVVNWPMGRVLLSYGASIYVRTVLGMPIHDTTAGFVCFSRKVLEEIGLDEVKLKGYGFQIEMKFRAFKKGFKIVEVPIIFTNRELGESKMNGGIIHEAVFGVLNLKWKSLIGKL; from the coding sequence ATGAAGAAACTCGTCATTATTCCCACCTATAACGAAAAGGAAAATATTGAAAATATTATTTCCGCGGTTTTCGGTTTGCACGAGGGTTTCCACGTATTGGTGGTCGACGATTCTTCACCGGACGGAACAGGCGAAATCGTTCAGAGAATGCAGCAACAGTTTCCCAGCGAACTTTTCCTGACCGTGAGAAAAGTGAAGGACGGTTTGGGAAAAGCTTATATCCACGGTTTCAAATGGGCTCTTGAAAACGGCTACGATTACATTTTCGAAATGGATGCCGATTTTTCGCACAATCCAAGTGACCTTATCAAACTTTATGAGGCGTGTAAAAATGCTGACATGAGCATCGGTTCAAGATATTCTAAAGGGGTCAACGTTGTAAATTGGCCGATGGGAAGAGTTTTGCTTTCCTACGGCGCATCGATTTATGTGAGAACTGTTTTGGGAATGCCGATCCACGACACGACTGCAGGATTCGTTTGCTTCTCGAGAAAAGTTTTGGAAGAAATCGGTTTAGATGAAGTAAAATTAAAAGGGTACGGATTCCAGATTGAAATGAAATTCCGCGCCTTCAAGAAAGGATTCAAAATTGTGGAGGTTCCGATTATCTTTACGAACAGAGAACTGGGCGAAAGCAAAATGAACGGTGGAATTATTCACGAAGCAGTTTTCGGAGTACTCAATCTAAAATGGAAATCGCTCATCGGAAAGTTATGA
- a CDS encoding DUF4271 domain-containing protein, giving the protein MVRIAEQNDWVVFILVGCIFLYIFMLLSLQRESSVKEFLMQKFPEATNNFLSWLIISFVFCTVFSTVVSQYIPIVPKKVSDLQLFGFELNKFGFTMVTVCAFYFLKNILTYLFFAGTGFIKKWEVFSFTVSKFYFVISIVLMLFCVVNYFYGIEKIKLADYFFGAVVQMFVFKQFYYFFHKNNILPGKWYYKILYICTLQIIPVLVLWKVLFF; this is encoded by the coding sequence TTGGTACGTATTGCAGAGCAAAATGACTGGGTGGTTTTTATTCTGGTCGGCTGTATTTTCCTTTACATCTTCATGCTTCTGTCGTTGCAGCGCGAATCTTCCGTGAAGGAATTCCTGATGCAGAAATTTCCCGAGGCGACCAATAATTTCCTGAGTTGGCTGATTATCAGTTTTGTTTTTTGCACGGTGTTTTCGACCGTTGTTTCGCAATACATTCCGATTGTTCCCAAAAAAGTGAGCGACCTACAGCTTTTTGGTTTCGAGCTGAACAAGTTTGGCTTCACCATGGTTACAGTTTGTGCGTTTTATTTTTTAAAAAATATCTTGACCTATCTGTTTTTTGCCGGAACTGGCTTCATCAAAAAATGGGAGGTTTTCAGCTTCACGGTCTCCAAGTTTTATTTTGTAATTTCTATTGTGCTGATGCTTTTCTGTGTGGTGAATTATTTCTACGGCATCGAAAAAATCAAGCTGGCGGATTATTTTTTCGGCGCTGTGGTGCAGATGTTCGTGTTTAAGCAGTTTTATTATTTCTTCCACAAAAACAACATTTTACCCGGGAAATGGTATTATAAAATTTTGTATATTTGCACCCTCCAAATTATACCGGTTTTGGTATTGTGGAAGGTATTGTTTTTTTAA
- a CDS encoding uroporphyrinogen-III synthase: MRIKSILVSQPAPNESSPYLEMAKKEKIKIDFKPFIHVEGVDAKELRTQKIDLSQFTGVIFTSKNAVDHYFRLAEEMRFAVPDSMRYLCQSEAIANYLQKHIIYRKRKIAFGEKTFADLMPLFKKFPNEKYLLPASDILSPDIVKVLEASPIEWTRATMYRTVCSDLSDTKVKDYDMLVFFSPQGIRSLGQNFVDFKQDDTKIAVFGATTEQAAKDAGLRVDVMAPSKETPSMTMAIEKYIRNMNK; this comes from the coding sequence ATGAGAATTAAATCTATACTGGTTTCGCAACCCGCGCCAAACGAATCTTCACCTTATCTGGAGATGGCCAAAAAAGAAAAGATCAAAATCGATTTTAAACCTTTTATCCACGTTGAAGGTGTAGATGCAAAGGAGCTTAGAACCCAGAAAATTGATCTCTCGCAGTTTACCGGTGTGATTTTCACAAGCAAAAACGCGGTGGACCACTATTTCCGACTTGCGGAGGAAATGCGTTTTGCGGTTCCGGATTCGATGAGGTACCTGTGTCAGTCGGAAGCGATTGCGAACTACCTGCAGAAGCACATTATTTACAGAAAAAGAAAAATTGCTTTTGGCGAGAAAACTTTTGCTGATCTGATGCCGCTTTTCAAAAAGTTCCCAAATGAGAAATACCTGCTTCCGGCGTCGGATATTTTAAGTCCGGATATCGTGAAAGTTTTGGAGGCGTCACCAATCGAATGGACGAGAGCGACCATGTACAGAACCGTTTGCAGCGATTTGAGCGATACGAAAGTGAAGGATTACGACATGCTGGTTTTCTTCAGCCCGCAAGGAATCCGTTCTTTGGGTCAGAATTTTGTGGATTTCAAACAGGATGATACCAAAATTGCGGTTTTCGGGGCAACTACGGAACAGGCGGCGAAAGATGCCGGCTTAAGAGTTGACGTGATGGCTCCAAGCAAGGAAACACCGAGTATGACGATGGCGATTGAAAAGTACATCCGAAACATGAACAAATAG
- a CDS encoding S9 family peptidase: MNPPKAKKIPKLLEIHGDTRTDNYFWLNERENPEVIKYLEEENAYCDFVMQDTEDFQQQLFDEMKARYKEDDQSLPYFFNKYWYLVRFEKGKEYPIFSRKFESLENEEEILVDVNILAEGQKFFEVGSVAVSPNNKLMSFSTDNFGRRIYTIQFKNMETGEILQDQIANTTGKAVWANDNEHIFYIRKDKNLRAFQVFMHQLGTDSSQDVLVYHEEDDTFDVNVFKSKSLEYIFISSSSTVSDEQRFIPSDNVLAEWKIVQPRTKDLEYSVEHFEDEFFIITNADKATNFKIVKTKVANPGMENWIDVIPHRKDVLVEGFEIFKNYLVLEERKEGLLQIKIIDNQTDTYHYLPFSDPTYTAYIGLNLEFDTDKLRYGYTSLTKPNSTMEYDMKEKTTVILKQQEVSGGKFFVENYISERIWAPSRDGKTLVPISLVYHKNTAKSAETPLLLYGYGSYGHTVDASFSNVRLSILDRGFIYAIAHIRGGEYLGREWYENGKMLHKKNTFFDFIDAAKFLVKENYTSAKHLYAMGGSAGGLLMGAVINYEPELFNGIVAQVPFVDVVTTMLDEEIPLTTGEFDEWGNPKKQKYYDYMKSYSPYDNVEAKNYPNILITTGLHDSQVQYWEPAKWTAKLRELKTDSNLLLFKTDMSSGHGGASGRFESLKEDALEYAFLLKVENRNN, encoded by the coding sequence ATGAATCCGCCAAAAGCAAAGAAAATACCCAAACTCCTCGAAATTCACGGGGACACAAGAACCGACAACTACTTTTGGCTCAACGAAAGAGAAAATCCCGAAGTCATCAAATATCTGGAAGAAGAAAATGCGTACTGCGACTTCGTGATGCAGGATACAGAAGATTTCCAGCAGCAGCTTTTCGACGAGATGAAGGCGAGGTATAAGGAAGATGATCAGTCGCTGCCGTATTTTTTTAACAAATACTGGTACCTCGTGAGGTTTGAAAAAGGGAAGGAATACCCGATTTTCAGCAGAAAGTTTGAATCACTGGAAAATGAGGAAGAAATCCTGGTCGATGTCAATATTTTGGCGGAAGGACAAAAGTTCTTCGAAGTAGGAAGCGTGGCGGTTTCGCCGAATAACAAACTGATGAGCTTCTCCACCGACAATTTCGGGAGACGAATCTACACCATCCAATTCAAAAACATGGAAACGGGTGAAATTCTTCAGGACCAGATCGCCAATACGACGGGGAAAGCAGTTTGGGCAAATGATAACGAACATATTTTCTACATCAGAAAAGATAAAAATCTTAGAGCATTTCAGGTTTTTATGCATCAGTTGGGGACGGATTCTTCGCAGGATGTTTTGGTTTACCACGAGGAGGACGATACTTTTGACGTAAACGTTTTCAAGTCGAAATCGCTGGAATATATTTTCATTTCAAGTTCGAGCACGGTTTCCGATGAGCAGCGTTTTATCCCTTCAGACAATGTTTTGGCAGAATGGAAGATCGTTCAGCCACGAACAAAAGATCTGGAATATTCTGTGGAACATTTTGAGGATGAGTTCTTTATCATTACCAATGCCGATAAAGCCACCAACTTCAAGATTGTAAAAACCAAAGTTGCAAATCCCGGAATGGAGAACTGGATTGATGTCATTCCGCACCGAAAAGATGTGCTTGTGGAAGGTTTCGAGATTTTCAAGAATTACCTTGTTCTGGAGGAAAGAAAAGAAGGTCTTCTTCAAATAAAAATCATTGACAATCAAACGGATACCTATCATTATCTGCCGTTTTCGGATCCGACTTATACCGCATACATCGGGTTAAACCTTGAATTTGACACCGATAAACTTCGTTACGGTTACACTTCATTGACCAAGCCAAATTCCACGATGGAATATGATATGAAGGAAAAGACAACCGTCATCCTGAAACAGCAGGAAGTTTCGGGCGGTAAGTTTTTCGTGGAAAATTATATTTCCGAAAGGATTTGGGCGCCTTCACGAGACGGAAAAACGTTGGTCCCGATTTCATTGGTGTATCACAAAAACACAGCGAAATCAGCGGAAACACCACTTCTTCTTTACGGGTACGGAAGTTACGGACACACCGTGGATGCGAGCTTTTCTAATGTTCGGCTTTCAATTCTCGACCGCGGTTTCATCTATGCGATCGCGCATATCCGAGGTGGAGAATATTTGGGTAGGGAATGGTACGAAAACGGGAAAATGCTTCACAAGAAAAATACCTTTTTCGATTTCATCGACGCGGCGAAATTTTTGGTAAAAGAAAACTATACTTCCGCAAAACATCTTTATGCGATGGGCGGTTCTGCGGGTGGATTGCTGATGGGCGCGGTGATCAATTATGAACCTGAGCTTTTCAATGGGATTGTTGCACAGGTTCCGTTTGTGGATGTGGTGACGACGATGCTTGATGAAGAAATTCCATTGACGACGGGCGAATTCGACGAGTGGGGAAATCCGAAGAAGCAGAAGTACTACGATTATATGAAATCGTATTCTCCCTACGATAATGTGGAAGCGAAGAATTATCCCAATATTTTGATTACTACTGGCTTACACGATTCACAAGTGCAGTATTGGGAACCCGCAAAATGGACGGCTAAACTTCGAGAACTGAAAACTGATTCCAACCTGCTGCTTTTCAAGACCGATATGAGTTCGGGTCACGGCGGAGCTTCGGGTAGATTTGAATCGCTGAAGGAGGATGCGTTGGAATATGCGTTTTTGTTGAAAGTGGAAAATAGAAATAATTAA
- a CDS encoding SRPBCC family protein, producing MNSPITFTTDEQQLSCYVMKIFDSDVDSVWKHFTNAELLDLWWAPKPWKCETKKFDFRDGGIWNFVMKSPENEKFFSGVNYHEINHHRSISMADFATDENGNVQPNVPTVNWLIGFTGIEQGTKLTLNLYFNSIEDLKQILEMGFEDGLKMQLNQLEEVLR from the coding sequence ATGAATTCACCGATTACTTTCACCACCGATGAGCAGCAACTATCCTGTTATGTAATGAAGATTTTCGACAGCGATGTAGATTCTGTCTGGAAGCATTTTACCAATGCCGAACTTCTCGATCTTTGGTGGGCTCCAAAACCATGGAAATGCGAAACAAAAAAATTCGATTTTAGAGATGGGGGAATCTGGAACTTCGTGATGAAAAGTCCCGAAAACGAAAAATTTTTCTCCGGAGTGAATTACCACGAAATCAATCACCACCGCAGTATTTCGATGGCAGATTTCGCGACTGATGAAAACGGCAACGTGCAACCCAATGTTCCGACCGTGAACTGGCTGATTGGTTTTACGGGAATCGAGCAGGGAACGAAGCTCACGCTGAATCTTTATTTCAACTCCATTGAAGATTTGAAACAGATTTTGGAAATGGGTTTCGAAGACGGATTAAAAATGCAGCTGAACCAGCTGGAAGAGGTTTTACGCTAA
- a CDS encoding sensor histidine kinase, with the protein MTVNNKFIPFISVLMTISMIVFVTLQLYWIKELYSALNQDFSNRVYSAMESSTLKISQLEVDKYLNQDHKNFGKTIVNNSNQPTQTYIQQNTDSANKTTITFQKSIVENQNIPISRKGDSLKLTKLYTDEGILKIKKENSAEPLTAQLSKDISNNTYALREFAKLSASSLPIEKRVDGNTIDSVVSQELRLNGLDTKFGFAVMNNKNEITKVSNATFNEQKEKSNYTYPLFTDSKDRTLYTLALVFPRKDYSLAKNNLPMLLGTFMSLLTILGIYIISINYMMRQKKIAEIKTDFINNMSHEFKTPLATISVATDSLNNDKIATNPEKVKYYSQLIKQENLRMKKQVENVLNMSKLERNEVKLFLKETDVRSLIKEITESFGLIVAQRNGTLTQEFNTQKYNFKIDEFHISNALVNLLDNANKYSPDKPEIKVSTRNEGNWYVIEIADKGMGMDTQNKSKIFEKFFREETGNIHNVKGQGLGLSYVKKIIELHKGQIIVDSAKGKGSTFTIKLPMT; encoded by the coding sequence ATGACGGTTAACAACAAGTTTATCCCATTTATATCGGTATTGATGACCATTTCGATGATCGTCTTCGTAACCTTGCAGCTGTACTGGATCAAGGAACTGTATTCTGCGCTGAACCAGGACTTTTCGAACAGGGTGTATTCCGCGATGGAGTCGTCTACCCTGAAAATTTCACAATTGGAGGTCGATAAATATCTTAATCAAGATCACAAGAATTTTGGGAAAACGATTGTAAACAATAGCAATCAGCCAACTCAAACTTACATTCAGCAAAATACCGATTCTGCCAATAAAACGACTATTACTTTCCAAAAAAGTATTGTCGAAAACCAAAACATCCCGATTTCCAGAAAAGGTGACAGCTTGAAATTGACCAAATTGTACACCGACGAAGGAATCCTGAAAATCAAGAAAGAAAACAGCGCAGAACCTTTGACTGCGCAGCTTAGCAAAGATATTTCTAACAACACCTACGCTTTGCGTGAATTTGCAAAACTCAGCGCGTCGAGTCTCCCGATTGAAAAAAGGGTGGATGGAAATACGATCGATTCGGTGGTTTCGCAGGAGTTGCGGCTTAATGGACTTGATACCAAATTCGGTTTCGCGGTGATGAACAATAAGAACGAGATCACCAAAGTTTCTAACGCAACCTTCAACGAGCAGAAAGAAAAAAGCAACTACACTTATCCGCTATTTACGGACAGCAAAGACAGAACGCTTTATACTTTGGCGCTGGTTTTCCCGAGAAAAGACTATTCGCTCGCGAAAAACAATTTGCCGATGCTTTTGGGAACCTTTATGTCGCTGCTCACGATTTTGGGAATCTACATTATTTCCATCAACTATATGATGCGGCAGAAAAAAATCGCGGAGATCAAGACCGACTTTATCAACAATATGTCGCACGAATTCAAGACGCCGCTCGCAACGATCTCGGTCGCAACGGATTCCCTGAACAACGACAAAATCGCAACCAACCCCGAAAAGGTAAAATACTACTCGCAACTCATCAAACAGGAAAACCTGCGGATGAAGAAGCAGGTGGAGAACGTACTGAACATGTCGAAACTGGAACGAAACGAGGTGAAACTGTTCCTGAAAGAAACCGACGTGCGCTCGCTAATCAAGGAAATCACCGAATCTTTCGGACTGATTGTGGCGCAGAGAAACGGGACTTTAACCCAGGAATTTAATACCCAGAAATATAATTTCAAAATCGACGAGTTCCACATCTCGAATGCGTTAGTGAATCTTTTAGACAATGCCAACAAATATTCTCCCGACAAACCCGAGATCAAAGTGAGCACACGAAACGAAGGAAATTGGTACGTGATCGAAATCGCCGATAAGGGAATGGGAATGGATACTCAGAACAAAAGCAAAATCTTCGAAAAGTTTTTCCGCGAGGAAACCGGAAACATCCACAATGTAAAAGGACAGGGACTCGGTTTGTCTTACGTAAAGAAAATCATCGAGCTCCATAAAGGTCAAATCATCGTGGACTCGGCAAAAGGAAAAGGAAGTACGTTTACAATTAAACTACCGATGACGTAA
- a CDS encoding response regulator transcription factor — MSNRILLVEDDQSFGAVLKDYLTINNFEVTLATDGEQGLKEFTENEFDICIFDVMMPKKDGFTLAEDVKRIDKNTPIIFLTARNMREDILKGYQIGADDYITKPFDTELLLYKIKAILQRSAVMEDEEQEQFKISNIFFDSMLRHLKVGDNEYKLSPKENELLKLLCLHRNDFMPRDLALRKIWKKENYFTARSMDVYIAKLRKLLKDDDGLEIINVHGEGFRLLVKN, encoded by the coding sequence ATGAGCAACAGAATCCTATTAGTAGAAGATGACCAAAGTTTTGGCGCGGTACTGAAAGATTACCTCACCATCAACAACTTTGAGGTAACCCTCGCTACAGACGGCGAACAGGGTTTGAAAGAATTCACCGAAAACGAATTCGACATTTGTATTTTCGATGTGATGATGCCGAAAAAAGACGGCTTTACTCTTGCCGAAGACGTCAAGAGAATTGATAAGAATACCCCAATCATTTTCCTCACTGCAAGAAATATGCGTGAAGATATCCTGAAAGGTTACCAGATCGGAGCGGATGACTATATCACAAAACCTTTCGATACGGAGCTTTTGCTTTACAAAATCAAGGCAATCCTCCAGAGAAGCGCTGTGATGGAAGACGAGGAGCAGGAGCAGTTCAAGATCAGCAATATCTTTTTCGACTCGATGCTTCGCCATCTGAAAGTAGGCGACAACGAGTACAAGCTTTCACCGAAAGAAAACGAGCTTTTAAAGTTGCTTTGCCTGCACAGAAACGATTTTATGCCGAGAGATTTGGCATTGAGAAAAATCTGGAAAAAGGAAAACTACTTCACCGCAAGAAGTATGGATGTGTACATCGCGAAACTCAGAAAATTACTGAAAGACGACGATGGACTGGAAATCATCAACGTGCACGGAGAAGGATTCCGCTTGCTGGTGAAGAATTAA
- a CDS encoding class I SAM-dependent methyltransferase yields the protein MNSFTLIAKKYTPTKFRIFLREIKWKLLYYFQSILKLRVKKSFYCPVNEKYYRTFIQYKNLTISPDLGARERHRFIWHYIKNQTNLLIGTKKIKLLHISPEYCFYQNFRKHVHIDYYPVDKFEPGYDYLNLTRNFDLLDNHLPKNEYDFILCNHVLEHIIDDKKAIRNLFSLLKNEGKAIVSVPILHDQLTFEDYSITSPKLRKLYFGQWDHVRYYGIDIVERFKEVGFSVKTIISQEYFSENERLTFGIGINSYLFELSKTQ from the coding sequence ATGAACAGTTTTACCTTAATTGCAAAAAAATATACACCAACAAAATTTAGAATTTTTTTAAGAGAGATAAAATGGAAATTGTTATACTATTTCCAAAGCATTCTCAAATTAAGAGTAAAAAAAAGTTTTTATTGCCCAGTTAACGAAAAATATTATAGAACATTTATTCAATATAAAAATTTAACGATATCTCCTGATTTAGGAGCGCGTGAAAGACATCGGTTTATTTGGCATTATATCAAAAATCAAACAAATCTTCTCATAGGTACAAAAAAAATAAAACTCTTGCATATTTCACCAGAATATTGTTTTTATCAAAATTTTAGAAAACATGTACACATTGATTATTATCCTGTAGACAAATTTGAACCAGGATATGATTATTTGAATCTTACAAGAAATTTTGACTTGTTGGATAATCATTTACCAAAGAATGAATATGACTTTATTTTATGTAATCATGTTTTAGAACACATTATTGATGATAAGAAGGCAATCCGAAACCTATTTTCTCTCTTAAAAAATGAAGGAAAGGCAATCGTTTCTGTGCCAATTCTGCATGATCAACTTACATTTGAAGATTATTCAATTACATCTCCAAAATTAAGAAAGCTATACTTTGGACAATGGGATCATGTTAGATATTATGGAATTGACATTGTTGAAAGATTTAAAGAAGTAGGATTTTCGGTTAAGACAATTATTTCGCAAGAATATTTCTCAGAAAATGAGAGACTTACGTTTGGCATTGGTATAAATTCCTACTTATTTGAATTAAGTAAAACTCAATAA
- a CDS encoding DNRLRE domain-containing protein, translating into MKKTILFLFVVMFTNFFNAQISRAPICLTSVVISGSASTEDTQVLDSRPNNNFNYSVSNTIYSWTDGYNPASKYVLIKFNVPNLGPISSAKLSLFYNPTDPYESFDTHYGTDNGFVISKITSPWDANTVTWNTKPTVTSIGEIELPAPTSNTQNYTNIDVTPLLSANGFQLRMKNPNYYRGLIFASSTNVNTNLHPRLSVCYSNYGPEDGLGKEIIEIGSLIDDKLNIRVDENLINTHASIISVNNIVVQNFEIKATKQMIDVSQLRSGAYFLYLKPSNSNQIIIKKIIKR; encoded by the coding sequence ATGAAAAAAACAATTCTTTTCTTATTTGTAGTTATGTTTACAAATTTCTTCAACGCACAAATTTCACGAGCTCCGATTTGTTTAACCTCTGTGGTAATCTCAGGGTCCGCTTCAACAGAGGATACACAAGTTTTAGATTCAAGACCAAATAACAATTTTAATTATTCGGTCAGTAATACTATTTATAGCTGGACGGATGGCTATAACCCCGCAAGTAAATATGTTCTAATTAAATTTAATGTTCCAAACTTGGGGCCAATTTCCTCTGCAAAATTATCCTTATTCTATAATCCAACAGATCCTTATGAAAGCTTCGATACACATTATGGGACGGATAACGGTTTTGTCATCAGTAAGATAACTTCACCTTGGGATGCCAACACTGTCACATGGAATACGAAGCCGACTGTAACTAGTATTGGAGAAATTGAACTACCAGCGCCTACTTCGAACACACAAAATTATACAAACATTGATGTGACTCCGCTATTGTCAGCAAATGGTTTCCAACTTCGAATGAAAAACCCTAATTACTACAGAGGGCTTATTTTTGCTTCCAGCACAAATGTTAATACTAATTTACATCCAAGACTTTCTGTTTGCTACTCAAATTATGGTCCAGAAGATGGTTTAGGAAAAGAAATTATAGAAATAGGCTCATTAATAGATGACAAGTTAAATATAAGGGTAGACGAAAATTTGATAAACACACATGCTTCAATTATTTCCGTAAACAATATCGTTGTGCAAAACTTTGAAATAAAAGCTACCAAGCAAATGATAGACGTTTCGCAACTTCGATCAGGTGCATATTTCTTATACTTAAAGCCATCTAATAGTAATCAAATAATTATCAAGAAAATTATCAAAAGATAA